From Prosthecobacter sp., the proteins below share one genomic window:
- a CDS encoding FAD:protein FMN transferase — translation MNTDSASLNRRRFLMGTAGACAVLGTGGWLWSRERPWQVFRRTSHALGSSITMSVWHRDEAAAEAALDAAFAELDLVESLMSIYRPESQLSRLNQNAALDDPHPHLVTVLEYAMAMAKETNGALDVTVQPLWELYHNAKKQNRLPSEAEVIQARALVDWRRVKITPSRLQLDGAGTAITLNGIAQGFAADAAMAVLRRAGVAHALIDAGEMNALGGKPDGAAFTVGIQHPRHADAFVSMAKLQDRCLATSGDYETRFSEDFVHHHLFDPRTGHSPTELASVSIVAPTAMAADALSTAVFVLGIERGMGLVRHTPGTDALLVSKSGRITATEGFPLNA, via the coding sequence ATGAACACAGACTCCGCATCACTGAACCGCCGCCGCTTCCTCATGGGAACCGCTGGTGCCTGCGCAGTACTTGGCACGGGAGGCTGGCTGTGGTCGCGAGAGCGGCCATGGCAGGTCTTCCGCCGAACCTCGCACGCGCTTGGTTCATCCATCACCATGTCCGTCTGGCATCGCGATGAAGCAGCGGCGGAGGCGGCACTCGACGCGGCTTTCGCGGAACTTGATCTCGTGGAGAGCCTGATGAGCATTTATCGGCCGGAGAGCCAGCTTAGCCGCTTGAATCAGAACGCGGCGCTCGACGATCCGCATCCGCATCTGGTCACCGTGCTGGAATACGCGATGGCCATGGCGAAGGAAACGAACGGTGCCCTTGATGTCACCGTGCAGCCGCTGTGGGAGCTGTATCACAACGCGAAGAAACAAAACCGCCTGCCGAGTGAGGCGGAAGTGATCCAAGCTCGTGCCTTGGTGGACTGGCGGCGGGTGAAGATCACGCCAAGTCGCCTCCAGCTCGATGGTGCGGGCACGGCGATCACTTTGAATGGCATCGCGCAAGGTTTCGCGGCAGATGCGGCGATGGCGGTGCTGCGGCGTGCGGGTGTGGCTCATGCGTTGATCGATGCCGGTGAGATGAATGCGCTTGGCGGCAAGCCCGATGGCGCAGCGTTCACCGTGGGCATCCAGCATCCGCGACATGCCGATGCGTTTGTCTCGATGGCGAAACTGCAAGACCGCTGCCTCGCGACCTCGGGCGACTACGAGACGCGATTCAGCGAGGATTTCGTCCACCACCATCTCTTTGATCCACGCACCGGTCATTCGCCGACGGAACTGGCGAGCGTGTCCATCGTCGCTCCGACAGCGATGGCCGCCGATGCGCTTTCGACGGCGGTGTTCGTGCTCGGCATAGAGCGCGGCATGGGGCTGGTGCGGCACACGCCGGGAACCGATGCACTGCTGGTTTCAAAGAGCGGCCGGATCACTGCCACCGAAGGTTTTCCTCTCAACGCCTGA
- a CDS encoding uracil-DNA glycosylase family protein gives MPANVLISAAQTLRETLRPLRFAAPVEYVYQPLDYAWEPHETYLRRFGGTTKRVVLVGMNPGPFGMTQTGVPFGEIAAVRDWMGIREPVGKPEREHPKRPVVGFDCPQSEVSGRRLWGLFAQRFGKAEAFFQDHFVANYCPLVFIEASGRNHTPDKLPAAETAVMEAACDAHLRAVIAALQPEWVIGVGAFAEERALRAKEAMNGHFKTGRVLHPSPASPAANRDWAGAATKQLVKLGVWE, from the coding sequence ATGCCCGCCAATGTCCTGATCTCCGCCGCCCAGACCCTGCGCGAAACCCTGCGCCCGCTGCGCTTTGCCGCGCCGGTCGAATACGTCTATCAGCCGCTCGATTACGCCTGGGAACCGCACGAGACCTACCTGCGGCGCTTTGGCGGCACCACGAAGCGTGTCGTCCTCGTCGGCATGAATCCCGGCCCCTTCGGCATGACGCAAACCGGCGTTCCCTTCGGCGAAATCGCCGCCGTGCGCGACTGGATGGGCATCCGCGAACCCGTGGGCAAACCGGAGCGCGAGCATCCGAAGCGCCCCGTCGTCGGTTTCGACTGCCCGCAGTCAGAAGTCAGCGGTCGGCGGCTATGGGGCCTGTTTGCGCAGCGTTTCGGCAAGGCGGAGGCCTTTTTCCAAGATCACTTCGTCGCCAACTACTGCCCGCTCGTCTTCATCGAGGCCAGCGGTCGCAATCACACGCCCGACAAACTTCCCGCCGCCGAAACTGCGGTCATGGAGGCCGCGTGCGATGCGCATCTGCGTGCCGTCATCGCCGCCTTGCAGCCTGAATGGGTCATCGGTGTCGGCGCTTTCGCCGAAGAACGCGCCTTGCGTGCCAAAGAAGCGATGAACGGTCATTTCAAAACCGGCCGCGTTCTCCATCCCAGTCCCGCCAGCCCCGCCGCGAATCGCGACTGGGCCGGTGCCGCGACGAAGCAGCTCGTGAAGCTGGGCGTGTGGGAGTGA
- a CDS encoding trypsin-like peptidase domain-containing protein produces the protein MRHYLSFGILAAACMAVSSLSAENVKIVLKNGAELRGEVLKERDDAVVLDLGHTVLTVPRTEISILEKANAAAKTAAVQGEDIYFVEPGREAVTVEKNVQRVAESVVQIQTASGLGSGFIINKLGYVITNQHVIAGEREITVVVYRKKPDGLEKQQFTKVKIIAMNGFLDLAILQIDDPAADTLPFVPMGDSETLTQGQDVFAIGSPLGLERSVSKGIVSIRARENGGRWYIQSTTQINPGNSGGPLFNARGEVVGVNNMKAAGVGVEGLGFSIPSNVLKLFLKNREAFAFDPRNPNSGFRYLPPPAPPVEKTKPESVTTSG, from the coding sequence ATGCGACACTATCTGAGCTTCGGAATTCTGGCGGCGGCCTGCATGGCGGTTTCGTCGTTGTCGGCGGAAAACGTCAAGATCGTGCTCAAAAACGGCGCGGAGCTGCGCGGCGAGGTGCTCAAGGAGCGTGACGACGCCGTGGTGCTCGATCTCGGCCATACTGTGCTCACCGTGCCGCGCACGGAGATTTCCATCCTGGAAAAAGCGAACGCCGCCGCCAAGACCGCCGCCGTGCAGGGCGAGGACATCTATTTCGTTGAACCTGGACGTGAGGCGGTGACCGTGGAGAAAAACGTCCAGCGCGTGGCTGAGTCCGTGGTGCAGATTCAAACGGCCTCAGGTCTCGGCTCCGGCTTCATCATCAACAAGCTCGGCTACGTGATCACGAACCAGCATGTGATTGCTGGCGAGCGCGAGATCACCGTGGTGGTGTATCGCAAGAAACCCGACGGGCTGGAGAAACAGCAGTTCACCAAGGTGAAGATCATCGCGATGAACGGGTTCCTCGATCTCGCCATTCTCCAGATCGACGATCCCGCCGCTGACACGCTGCCATTTGTGCCGATGGGCGATTCGGAGACGCTCACGCAGGGTCAGGACGTTTTCGCCATCGGCAGTCCGCTCGGTCTGGAGCGCTCGGTGTCGAAGGGCATCGTCAGCATCCGCGCGCGTGAAAACGGCGGTCGCTGGTACATTCAAAGCACCACGCAGATCAATCCCGGCAACTCCGGCGGGCCGCTTTTCAACGCACGCGGCGAAGTCGTGGGCGTGAACAACATGAAGGCAGCCGGCGTCGGTGTCGAAGGCCTCGGCTTCTCGATTCCCTCGAACGTGCTGAAGCTCTTCCTGAAAAACCGCGAGGCCTTCGCCTTCGATCCACGCAATCCGAACAGCGGCTTCCGCTACCTGCCGCCACCGGCCCCGCCGGTGGAAAAAACAAAGCCCGAATCTGTAACCACCAGCGGCTGA
- a CDS encoding VCBS repeat-containing protein, with protein sequence MRPIALILLATAAFAEQPALYFDGPEIVKLDWNTSSPRAGDFNGDGLTDLAIVNSSRARIEFLLQRKDGVRPGDPEKSAREDRWNPILEVSRFDKQPLVIGHAAFALVTGDWNGDKRDDIAFITDEDKLVLRMQGDKGTWTEKREFTLDSTTDDTEVLVARDLNGDGRDDIVLLTNTRLMVLLQKAPGEWAEPQNYALGEGGCAGLSITDLDGDGRADLFYTAPEGDALLVRLQHEGVTFGEEWRLEIPATRHWLHPIRLGDKKNGVAWIQDETNMVEVAKLTQGAAEPNADRAATIRYAMPPTESKNGAVAYGDLTGDGFADVIMSEPKAARAWLFQGSASGAFSEGREFPILSGVESLAIADVDADKKADLVLLSPAEQSIGVAHWTDNRLAYPEIVYQAKEGETLLTLTTDSAILCVSEIKSKPQFITLRKTAATKGFTATTQELTIKTGRINGIRVVDANQDGRGDLALFSNLGPLQLLLSTTDAKAPFKRVEGIPDSFVSKLAPAALTTGDLDGDGKEEILIAHQQLARAFKVDAEGKASIVEQFNSPDASAELHSALISRKDGKISVLLIDATHSKLHELTAGKDRVYRADHTHALPVMTPDQCVLMTAEKNTKLLLLAKNSFQITPLDGSTLKLDTVATFDSELKDTTPSDLIAASFSGEDVDDIALIDTAKSRVIEIFQPAAGQKWDSAMYFRVFETDPHFRGKTGLENEPHDYAALDLDKDGRLDLCLLTHDRVLLYVRKK encoded by the coding sequence ATGCGCCCCATCGCTCTCATCCTGCTCGCCACTGCTGCCTTCGCGGAACAGCCCGCGCTCTATTTCGACGGCCCGGAAATCGTCAAACTCGACTGGAACACCTCTAGCCCGCGTGCGGGTGATTTCAATGGCGATGGTCTGACCGATCTCGCCATCGTGAACTCATCGCGTGCGCGCATTGAGTTCCTGCTGCAACGCAAGGACGGGGTGAGGCCCGGCGATCCTGAAAAATCCGCTCGTGAGGATCGCTGGAATCCGATCCTCGAAGTCTCGCGTTTCGACAAGCAGCCTCTCGTCATCGGTCATGCGGCCTTCGCGCTCGTGACAGGCGATTGGAACGGCGACAAGCGCGACGACATCGCCTTCATCACTGATGAAGACAAGCTCGTGCTCCGCATGCAGGGAGACAAAGGCACCTGGACTGAGAAACGCGAGTTCACGCTCGATTCCACCACTGACGATACGGAAGTTCTCGTCGCACGCGATTTGAACGGCGACGGTCGCGATGACATCGTCCTGCTCACCAACACGCGCTTGATGGTGCTGCTGCAAAAAGCGCCCGGCGAATGGGCTGAGCCGCAAAACTACGCGCTCGGCGAAGGTGGTTGCGCTGGATTGAGCATCACCGACCTCGATGGCGATGGCCGTGCCGACCTTTTTTACACCGCACCCGAAGGCGATGCGCTGCTCGTGCGCTTGCAGCATGAAGGCGTGACGTTTGGCGAAGAATGGCGGCTCGAAATCCCCGCCACACGCCACTGGCTGCATCCCATCCGTTTGGGCGACAAGAAAAACGGCGTCGCCTGGATTCAGGATGAAACGAACATGGTGGAAGTCGCGAAGCTCACGCAGGGCGCCGCCGAACCCAACGCTGACCGTGCCGCCACCATCCGCTACGCCATGCCGCCGACCGAATCGAAGAACGGTGCCGTCGCTTATGGAGATCTCACCGGCGACGGCTTTGCCGATGTCATCATGTCCGAGCCGAAAGCGGCGCGCGCCTGGTTGTTTCAAGGCAGCGCCAGCGGTGCGTTCAGCGAAGGCCGCGAGTTCCCCATCCTCAGCGGTGTCGAATCGCTCGCCATCGCCGATGTGGATGCCGACAAAAAGGCCGATCTCGTGCTGCTCAGCCCCGCCGAGCAGTCCATTGGTGTCGCGCATTGGACAGACAACCGTCTCGCCTATCCTGAGATCGTCTATCAGGCCAAGGAAGGCGAAACCCTGCTCACGCTCACCACTGATTCGGCCATTCTCTGTGTCAGCGAGATCAAATCGAAGCCTCAGTTCATCACACTGCGCAAAACCGCCGCCACCAAAGGTTTCACTGCCACCACACAGGAGCTCACGATCAAAACCGGCCGCATCAACGGCATCCGCGTCGTCGATGCCAATCAGGATGGCCGTGGCGATCTTGCTTTGTTCTCCAACCTCGGCCCGTTGCAGCTCCTGCTCAGCACTACCGACGCCAAAGCGCCCTTCAAGCGTGTCGAAGGTATTCCAGACTCGTTTGTGAGTAAACTCGCCCCCGCCGCCCTCACCACCGGCGATCTCGACGGCGATGGCAAAGAAGAAATCCTCATCGCCCATCAGCAGCTTGCCCGCGCTTTCAAAGTCGATGCCGAGGGCAAGGCCAGCATCGTCGAGCAGTTCAACTCCCCCGATGCCTCCGCCGAACTGCACAGCGCCCTCATCTCACGCAAGGATGGCAAAATTTCCGTGCTCCTCATCGACGCCACGCACAGCAAGCTCCACGAGCTCACCGCTGGCAAAGACCGCGTCTATCGCGCCGACCACACGCATGCGCTGCCCGTGATGACACCTGACCAGTGCGTGCTCATGACGGCGGAGAAAAACACCAAGCTGCTTCTGCTGGCCAAAAACAGCTTCCAAATCACGCCTTTGGACGGTTCCACGCTCAAACTCGACACCGTCGCCACCTTTGACAGTGAACTCAAAGACACCACGCCATCCGATCTCATCGCCGCCTCATTCTCCGGTGAAGATGTGGATGACATCGCCCTCATCGACACCGCCAAAAGCCGCGTCATCGAAATCTTCCAGCCCGCCGCCGGTCAGAAATGGGACAGCGCCATGTACTTCCGCGTCTTCGAGACTGACCCGCACTTCCGTGGCAAAACCGGGCTCGAAAACGAACCCCACGATTACGCCGCCCTTGATCTCGACAAAGACGGCCGCCTCGACCTCTGCCTGCTCACCCACGACCGCGTCCTGCTCTACGTGCGGAAGAAGTGA
- a CDS encoding dihydroorotase: MKRLYRHAQIASEDSPKLQTADVLVEGDKIIGVAVNITGVDNAEVIDCTGRILLPGLFDIHVHAREPGQEDKENIATCAEAAINGGVTGFVMMPNTAPAIDNAGVVRSVLESARGTRIGPGIYTTGAITKGRKGEELAGIAGMKAAGAVMLTDDGFPVDNPQVLRRAMEYARDYDLPLASHCEVKELSGKGCMHEGKISYALGLPGIPSISEEICISRDIRLAEFTGVHLNIQHVTTAEGMGTIKRAKDRGIRVTCEIAPHHLMFNHEHIGDYDTHYKMNPPLRTPEDNAALLQGLKDGWFDVIATDHAPHTPFEKNQDFASAPFGITGLESALVSLYDYYIRKDILDWGLIVKRYSAEPRRLMKLPPVPVKEGGIAEFILFNPNRTTTFSRAFMKSKSINTPFLDKTLQGMVERVVYRGEELLAR; encoded by the coding sequence ATGAAACGCCTCTACCGCCACGCCCAGATCGCCAGCGAAGACTCTCCGAAGCTCCAGACCGCCGACGTGCTCGTCGAGGGCGACAAAATCATCGGCGTGGCCGTGAACATCACCGGCGTCGATAACGCAGAGGTCATCGACTGCACCGGCCGCATTCTGCTGCCCGGCCTGTTCGACATCCATGTCCATGCGCGTGAACCAGGCCAGGAAGACAAAGAAAACATCGCTACCTGCGCTGAAGCCGCCATCAACGGCGGCGTTACCGGCTTCGTCATGATGCCGAACACCGCGCCTGCCATCGACAACGCGGGCGTCGTTCGCAGCGTGCTCGAAAGCGCCCGCGGCACGCGCATTGGCCCTGGCATCTACACGACTGGAGCCATCACCAAAGGCCGCAAAGGCGAGGAACTCGCCGGCATCGCCGGCATGAAGGCCGCTGGTGCCGTCATGCTCACCGACGACGGTTTCCCTGTCGATAATCCGCAAGTCCTGCGCCGTGCGATGGAATACGCGCGCGATTACGACCTGCCGCTTGCCAGCCATTGCGAAGTCAAAGAACTCAGCGGCAAAGGCTGCATGCACGAGGGCAAGATCAGCTACGCGCTCGGCCTGCCCGGCATCCCGAGCATCAGCGAGGAGATCTGCATCTCGCGCGACATCCGCCTCGCCGAATTCACCGGCGTGCATCTCAACATCCAGCACGTCACCACCGCCGAGGGCATGGGCACCATCAAACGCGCCAAGGACCGCGGCATTCGCGTTACCTGCGAGATCGCGCCGCACCACCTCATGTTCAATCACGAGCACATCGGCGACTACGACACGCACTACAAGATGAACCCCCCGCTGCGCACGCCCGAGGACAACGCCGCGCTGCTTCAGGGCCTCAAAGACGGCTGGTTCGATGTCATCGCCACCGACCACGCCCCGCACACGCCGTTTGAAAAGAACCAGGACTTCGCCAGTGCCCCCTTCGGCATCACCGGCCTCGAAAGCGCCCTCGTCTCCCTCTACGACTACTACATCCGCAAGGACATCCTCGACTGGGGCCTCATCGTGAAACGCTACAGCGCCGAACCGCGCCGCCTCATGAAACTCCCACCCGTGCCGGTCAAAGAAGGCGGCATCGCCGAGTTCATCCTCTTCAATCCGAACCGCACCACCACCTTCAGCCGCGCCTTCATGAAATCGAAGAGCATCAATACCCCCTTCCTCGACAAAACGCTCCAAGGTATGGTCGAGCGCGTGGTGTATCGCGGTGAGGAACTGCTGGCGAGGTAA
- a CDS encoding VIT and VWA domain-containing protein, with protein sequence MKIFLCALFLATNLIAQNAWISPNTRVIHTQAVQVTQVDARIDLADQIATTTLDIALRNPTNRPLESELLVPVPQGAVLKAFAFEGGNAEATARLLPRDEARRIYDSIVAQTRDPALLEFVGHAVVKSSVFPVPANGTQKVRVTYEQLLEADGARLDYVLPRSEAVEYAVPWKLSMRVKSASRIASVYSPSHEIAVKQPNGNEASLTCETRDPGAFRVSLLRETKDEMTASLLAYPDPKIGGGYFLVMIAPPKPKADAAPIKREVTLVIDRSGSMAGPKLDQVKAAALQVIEGLNDGEGFNLIVYNEAVEMFAAQPVIKNAETTKQARDYISALRVSGGTNIHDSIVEALRQKPLDGMLPLVLFLTDGLPTIGQTSEKAIREAVAKGNPHQRRVFTFGVGVDVNTPLLSRIARETRASAEFVLPKEDVEVKVGRVFDRLRGPLLTRPALRVLDDPNRVSDLIPSPLPDVFEGEQILLSGTYRGEAPLHFQLTGASAEGERKFDFTFNLDKASTANAFVARLWASNKIAVLSEAIRDLGADGATANTTELVNEIVRLSTQFGILTEYTAFLAEEGTSLAAVTSNATRANYNYSDKAMKMRSGPAAVSQAGNINKAAESKQLNVRNRFLDEKMQAVEITSVQQVQAGAFFNKGNRWSDANASKSERAPDRTIEIGSTEFGLLVDELAADNRQSLLALRGELLLEHRGQIVLIR encoded by the coding sequence ATGAAGATCTTTCTTTGTGCTCTCTTTCTCGCCACGAACCTGATCGCGCAGAATGCGTGGATTTCGCCGAACACCCGCGTCATCCACACGCAGGCGGTCCAGGTCACGCAAGTCGATGCCCGCATCGACCTCGCAGATCAAATCGCCACGACGACGCTCGACATCGCCCTCCGCAATCCGACCAACCGGCCACTGGAGTCGGAACTGCTCGTGCCGGTGCCGCAAGGAGCGGTGCTGAAGGCGTTTGCTTTTGAAGGCGGCAATGCAGAAGCCACAGCCCGGTTGCTGCCGCGTGACGAAGCACGCCGGATCTACGACAGCATCGTGGCACAGACGCGTGATCCGGCGCTGCTGGAGTTTGTGGGCCATGCGGTGGTGAAATCTAGCGTGTTTCCGGTGCCGGCCAATGGCACGCAGAAGGTGCGGGTGACGTATGAACAGCTTCTCGAAGCGGACGGCGCACGACTCGACTATGTGCTGCCGCGTTCGGAGGCGGTGGAGTATGCGGTGCCGTGGAAGCTCTCCATGCGCGTCAAATCGGCCTCACGCATCGCCTCAGTGTATTCGCCGAGCCATGAGATCGCCGTGAAGCAGCCGAATGGCAACGAAGCAAGCCTCACCTGCGAAACGCGTGATCCAGGAGCCTTCCGCGTGTCTTTGCTGCGCGAAACAAAAGACGAGATGACGGCCTCGTTGCTCGCTTACCCTGACCCGAAAATCGGCGGCGGCTATTTTCTCGTCATGATCGCCCCGCCGAAGCCCAAGGCAGATGCCGCGCCAATCAAACGCGAAGTGACACTCGTCATCGACCGCAGCGGTAGCATGGCGGGACCGAAGCTGGATCAGGTCAAGGCGGCGGCTTTGCAGGTGATCGAAGGTTTGAACGATGGCGAAGGTTTCAACCTCATCGTCTATAACGAGGCGGTCGAAATGTTCGCCGCGCAGCCGGTGATCAAGAACGCGGAGACGACGAAACAGGCGCGTGATTACATCAGTGCGTTGCGCGTAAGCGGTGGCACGAACATTCATGATTCCATCGTCGAAGCGCTGCGGCAGAAGCCGCTCGATGGCATGCTGCCACTCGTGCTGTTCCTCACCGACGGCCTGCCGACCATCGGCCAGACCTCGGAAAAGGCGATTCGTGAGGCCGTGGCGAAGGGAAATCCGCACCAACGTCGCGTGTTCACCTTCGGCGTCGGTGTCGATGTGAACACGCCGCTGCTGTCACGCATCGCCCGCGAAACACGCGCCAGCGCGGAGTTTGTGCTGCCGAAGGAGGACGTGGAGGTCAAAGTCGGCCGCGTATTCGACCGCTTGCGTGGTCCGCTGCTCACCCGGCCCGCTTTGCGTGTGCTGGATGATCCGAATCGTGTCAGCGACCTGATTCCATCGCCATTGCCGGATGTGTTTGAGGGCGAACAAATTCTTTTGTCCGGCACCTATCGCGGTGAAGCGCCGCTGCATTTCCAACTCACCGGCGCATCGGCAGAAGGTGAGCGGAAGTTCGATTTCACCTTCAATCTCGACAAAGCGAGCACCGCAAACGCCTTTGTGGCCCGCCTGTGGGCCAGCAACAAGATCGCCGTGCTCAGCGAGGCGATTCGTGATCTCGGTGCGGACGGCGCGACGGCGAACACGACCGAGCTGGTGAACGAAATCGTGCGTCTCTCGACGCAATTCGGCATTCTGACCGAATACACCGCTTTCCTGGCCGAAGAAGGCACCTCGCTGGCTGCCGTGACCTCCAACGCCACGCGTGCGAACTATAACTACAGCGACAAGGCCATGAAAATGCGCAGCGGACCCGCTGCCGTGTCGCAGGCGGGCAACATCAACAAGGCCGCCGAATCGAAGCAGCTCAACGTCCGCAATCGCTTCCTCGATGAGAAGATGCAGGCCGTCGAGATCACCAGCGTGCAGCAGGTTCAGGCCGGAGCCTTTTTCAACAAAGGCAATCGCTGGAGCGATGCGAACGCCTCCAAGTCCGAGCGCGCGCCGGACCGCACCATCGAGATCGGCAGCACCGAGTTTGGCCTCCTGGTCGATGAACTCGCCGCCGACAACCGCCAGAGCCTGCTCGCGCTGCGTGGCGAGCTGCTGCTCGAGCATCGCGGCCAGATCGTGCTCATCCGCTGA
- a CDS encoding vWA domain-containing protein, whose amino-acid sequence MKTKHILVATALTACLAIAKEVRPPAPVAEVTKVEAAVDGPLVQIAVLLDTSGSMQGLIEQAKTQIWKLVNEFITAKQDGKTPVVQVALYEYGKDALGSKTNWIRQIQPLTRDLDKVSEELFALATNGGEEYCGAVIQRATLDLAWDANPKVYKAIFIAGNEPFTQGPIDSKQSCKDAIAKGIIVNTIHCGGEAQGIAEHWNQGALLADGKYLVIDQNQAIVHIEAPQDKEIVKLNEELNKTYINYGAAAPAAKARQVAQDSNAAAKPESGAQVQRIVSKASANYFNSGWDLVDASKDKSFDITKVKEADLPEEMKTMTVEERKAHLVKKTAEREEIQKKVLTLNKEREAYVATQRKESAKNDTLDTAMVKALRMQAEKKGIAWEK is encoded by the coding sequence ATGAAAACGAAACACATCCTAGTCGCCACGGCTTTGACCGCGTGCCTTGCCATCGCCAAAGAAGTTCGTCCGCCCGCACCTGTGGCGGAAGTCACCAAAGTTGAAGCCGCTGTTGATGGGCCACTGGTCCAAATCGCCGTGCTTCTCGACACCAGCGGCAGCATGCAGGGCCTCATTGAGCAGGCCAAAACGCAGATCTGGAAGCTGGTGAACGAATTCATCACCGCCAAGCAGGATGGCAAAACGCCCGTCGTGCAGGTGGCGCTCTATGAATACGGCAAGGACGCCCTGGGTTCCAAAACGAACTGGATTCGCCAGATTCAGCCGCTTACGCGGGATCTCGACAAGGTCTCCGAGGAGCTGTTCGCCCTCGCCACCAACGGCGGCGAGGAATACTGCGGCGCGGTGATCCAGCGTGCGACATTGGACCTCGCCTGGGATGCGAATCCGAAGGTTTACAAAGCGATCTTCATCGCTGGCAACGAACCGTTCACGCAGGGGCCGATTGATTCGAAGCAGAGCTGCAAAGACGCCATCGCCAAGGGCATCATCGTGAACACGATCCATTGCGGCGGCGAAGCCCAGGGCATCGCGGAGCATTGGAACCAAGGCGCGCTGCTCGCGGACGGCAAATACCTCGTGATCGACCAGAACCAGGCCATCGTTCATATCGAAGCCCCGCAGGATAAAGAGATCGTGAAACTCAACGAGGAGCTGAACAAGACTTACATCAACTACGGTGCCGCTGCTCCCGCCGCGAAAGCACGGCAAGTCGCGCAGGACAGCAATGCCGCCGCAAAGCCCGAATCAGGGGCGCAGGTGCAGCGCATCGTCAGCAAGGCCAGTGCGAATTACTTCAACAGCGGCTGGGATCTCGTGGATGCCAGCAAGGACAAGAGCTTCGACATCACGAAGGTCAAAGAGGCCGATCTGCCCGAGGAGATGAAGACAATGACCGTCGAGGAGCGCAAGGCCCACCTCGTGAAGAAAACCGCCGAGCGTGAAGAGATTCAAAAGAAGGTGCTGACCCTGAACAAGGAACGCGAGGCCTACGTCGCCACCCAACGCAAGGAATCCGCCAAGAATGACACCCTGGACACCGCGATGGTGAAAGCGCTGCGCATGCAGGCGGAGAAAAAAGGCATCGCGTGGGAGAAATAG
- a CDS encoding response regulator transcription factor → MHTILVIEDDAAIRRGVLDALKFAGHTTLEAGDGEKGLKLALSATFDLMLLDLVLPHASGFDILKALRRERPGTPVIILSARGEENDRVRGLRLGADDYVVKPFSVRELLARVEAVLRRAPERQPVSETLTLAVATIDFGQSVARFENGESAELSERERDVLRYLALNRGRPVSREELLQRVWHIDNKQTETRTVDMHIANLRHKLRDDAESPRVIVTVRGKGYQLA, encoded by the coding sequence ATGCACACCATTCTGGTCATCGAAGACGACGCCGCGATCCGTCGCGGCGTCTTGGATGCACTCAAGTTTGCCGGACACACGACCTTGGAAGCCGGAGACGGTGAAAAGGGGCTCAAACTGGCCTTGAGCGCGACCTTTGACCTCATGCTGCTCGATCTCGTGCTGCCGCATGCTAGCGGCTTCGATATTTTGAAGGCGCTGCGTCGTGAGCGACCGGGAACGCCGGTGATCATTCTCTCGGCCCGTGGCGAGGAGAATGATCGCGTGCGCGGGCTGCGACTTGGCGCGGATGATTATGTCGTGAAGCCCTTCAGCGTGCGCGAATTACTCGCCCGCGTCGAAGCGGTGCTACGGAGAGCACCTGAACGTCAGCCAGTGAGCGAAACGCTCACGCTGGCCGTGGCGACGATTGACTTCGGCCAGAGCGTGGCCCGCTTCGAAAACGGCGAAAGCGCCGAGCTTTCCGAACGCGAGCGTGATGTGCTGCGCTACCTCGCGTTGAATCGCGGCAGGCCCGTTTCGCGTGAAGAACTGCTTCAGCGCGTCTGGCACATCGACAACAAGCAGACGGAGACGCGCACCGTGGACATGCACATCGCCAATTTAAGGCACAAACTGCGAGATGATGCCGAGTCGCCGCGTGTGATCGTCACCGTGCGAGGAAAAGGCTACCAGCTCGCGTGA